In Odontesthes bonariensis isolate fOdoBon6 chromosome 20, fOdoBon6.hap1, whole genome shotgun sequence, a genomic segment contains:
- the med1l gene encoding mediator of RNA polymerase II transcription subunit 1-like, whose product MMKEKSLISKLHHKFGEKTWNETFKLVRRCMEKSRDESKPCEPLVRSLERLQEVLHAPSTNITGFRLEMIAKQQGMGFHVTKDTCYLTAGLFYLEVLLLPCGGVQEVKVAPHGEPPAVSGLHLFWLISLLFCFRQRSRNFADFSMKLKCLLTQYDIPGDDEIKFKLLASLQYLGKDLQQISNLPREPKYSNPQMDLVNNGRVGCLTAGKQDCPLTVQFYIHPSDGRDASDSPFRETDLEPAVQAAQVTVGVSEVTHNLQMASVIPQPPQLDPQGCPVFTPLSEVPNEQFSACFLLRLQPAVSMMSSFVERFRSIAAVTVPVADLQWAPLPKLLMRGSLRPNSHWETLDEQEIFTVPVPGGVMHSYVLPGAAWAVPAHRATVVDSVPFSHPAHVPALLELLRHQCAINTLLRSCFPAETTGPAGGRLELQNPALCGGSMCDLRFEVLPESDTSFSVTFHLPHTNSLAVLLVKVCDLHQITCSLFGGGRSDPSLDEYISTVVKRCMSIPVTMRALHSRLEELTSAPLSPSRPAAAEALNDHSSPSSAAGTDADAETATLSQSATVPEDGVGVSASACCAETEAKSELLPEMNSSPSVSP is encoded by the exons A tGATGAAGGAAAAAAGCTTAATTTCTAAGCTGCACCATAAATTTGGAGAGAAGACCTGGAATGAAACTTTTAAACTTGTCCGAAGATGCATG GAGAAATCCAGAGATGAATCCAAACCCTGTGAGCCACTGGTTAGATCCCTGGAAAGGCTCCAGGAAGTGCTTCACG CGCCCTCTACGAACATCACGGGGTTCCGTTTGGAAATGATAGCCAAGCAGCAAGG GATGGGTTTTCACGTTACGAAGGACACGTGCTACCTGACGGCTGGCTTATTCTACCTGGAGGTCTTATTGCTGCCATGTGGTGGAGTGCAGGAGGTTAAAGTGGCTCCACACGGAGAACCACCTGCTGTAAGCGGACTGCACT TATTTTGGCTGATTTCCCTGCTTTTTTGCTTTCGTCAAAGGTCCAGAAATTTTGCTGATTTCTCAATGAAGTTGAAATGCCTTTTAACCCAATACGACATCCCTGGAGACGA tgaAATCAAATTCAAATTGTTGGCATCTCTACAATATCTTGGGAAAGACTTGCAGCAAATATCAAATTTGCCAAG GGAGCCAAAGTACAGCAACCCCCAAATGGACTTGGTTAACAATGGCAGAGTTGGCTGCctaacagcaggaaaacaag ATTGTCCTCTGACTGTCCAGTTCTATATCCACCCAAGTGATGGGAGGGACGCTTCAGATTCCC CGTTTAGAGAAACTGATCTGGAGCCGGCCGTCCAGGCTGCTCAGGTTACGGTTGGCGTCAGCGAAGTGACCCACAACCTTCAGATGGCATCTGTGATCCCTCAGCCTCCTCAGCTGGATCCTCAGGG ATGTCCCGTGTTTACTCCACTGAGCGAGGTGCCAAATGAGCAGTTTTCCGCCTGTTTCCTGCTCAGACTGCAGCCGGCAGTGTCCATGATGTCGTCATTCGTTGAGAGGTTTAGATCCATCGCAG ctGTGACAGTACCAGTTGCCGACCTGCAGTGGGCACCATTACCCAAGCTTCTGATGAGAGGTTCACTGAGGCCAAACAGCCACTGGGAGACATTAGATGAACAGGAAATCTTTACAGTG CCTGTTCCTGGCGGTGTGATGCACAGTTATGTTCTCCCTGGAGCTGCCTGGGCTGTGCCTGCACACAGAGCGACTGTGGTGGACAGCGTGCCCTTCAGCCACCCGGCCCACGTCCCAGCGCTGCTGGAGCTCCTGCGCCACCAGTGTGCCATCAACACTCTGCTGAGGAGCTGTTTCCCCGCTGAGACCACCGGTCCAGCTGGAGGGAGACTGGAGCTACAAAATCCCGCTCTATGTGGAG GCTCGATGTGTGACCTGCGTTTTGAAGTCCTTCCTGAGTCTGACACCAGCTTTTCTGTGACCTTCCACCTGCCCCACACCAACTCCCTCGCTGTTT TGCTGGTGAAGGTATGTGATCTGCATCAGATCACCTGCAGCTTGTTTGGAGGAGGAAGGTCTGATCCCTCTCTGGATGAATACATCTCCACGGTTGTGAAGCG TTGTATGTCCATTCCTGTGACCATGAGGGCATTACACAGCAGGCTCGAGGAGCTCACCTCAGCCCCACTTTCTCCCAGCCGCCCGGCCGCCGCAGAGGCCTTAAATGACCACTCGAGTCCTTCGAGCGCAGCTGGGACAGACGCCGACGCGGAGACGGCCACGCTATCCCAAAGCGCCACTGTGCCAGAGGATGGCGTCGGTGTTTCTGCTTCAGCCTGTTGTGCCGAGACTGAAGCCAAATCTGAGCTTCTTCCTGAAATGAATAGCAGCCCCTCTGTCAGCCCTTAA